A genomic region of Rheinheimera sp. MMS21-TC3 contains the following coding sequences:
- the hflC gene encoding protease modulator HflC, whose product MKNLLVAIIAVAAFILISALFVVPEGQRGIVIQFGKIQRDADQQVVVYEPGLHLKIPFIESVRKLDARIQTLDDAADRFVTAEKKDLLVDSYVKWRIKDFAAYFLSTGGNTAQAEVLLKQYINNGLRTEFGTRTIQEIVSGERTELMERALQQAGEAAKELGIGVVDVRVKQINLPDEVSSSIFARMEAERHAVAREHRSKGREKAEVIKADVDARVTVMVADAERNSRTVRGDGDALAAKVYADAYNKNAEFFSFVRSMEAYRNSFNSKDDILVVQPDNDFFKYMKSDKVQN is encoded by the coding sequence ATGAAAAACTTATTAGTAGCCATAATTGCGGTAGCAGCTTTTATATTAATTTCTGCTCTGTTTGTAGTACCAGAAGGCCAGCGCGGTATAGTTATACAGTTTGGTAAAATTCAACGTGATGCAGATCAGCAAGTGGTTGTGTATGAGCCAGGCTTGCACTTGAAAATTCCATTTATCGAATCAGTGCGTAAACTTGATGCGCGGATCCAAACTTTAGACGATGCAGCCGATCGTTTTGTAACAGCTGAGAAAAAAGACTTATTAGTGGATAGTTATGTTAAGTGGCGAATTAAAGATTTTGCTGCTTACTTTTTATCTACAGGTGGTAATACTGCTCAAGCTGAGGTTTTATTAAAGCAGTATATTAATAACGGTTTGCGCACCGAGTTTGGTACTCGCACTATCCAAGAGATAGTTTCAGGTGAGCGTACCGAGCTAATGGAGCGGGCACTGCAGCAAGCCGGCGAAGCAGCTAAAGAGCTAGGTATAGGTGTGGTTGACGTGCGAGTTAAGCAAATAAACCTACCCGACGAAGTCAGCAGCTCTATCTTTGCTCGAATGGAAGCAGAGCGTCATGCTGTGGCTCGTGAGCATCGCTCTAAAGGTCGTGAGAAGGCGGAAGTTATTAAAGCTGATGTAGATGCTAGAGTAACTGTTATGGTAGCTGATGCCGAGCGTAACTCGCGTACTGTTCGCGGTGATGGTGATGCATTAGCTGCAAAAGTCTATGCTGATGCTTACAACAAGAACGCAGAGTTTTTCTCTTTTGTTCGGAGTATGGAAGCCTACCGTAATAGCTTTAATAGTAAAGATGATATATTAGTTGTGCAGCCAGATAATGATTTCTTTAAATATATGAAGTCAGACAAGGTACAAAACTAA
- a CDS encoding aminotransferase class V-fold PLP-dependent enzyme — MYKQFYQRFLSANQGKQHFACHSHHYWPDITRDAMLEYWDDSARLVDDKWRYIFSEKLPETQQLIADILQLPQPEQLVFAPNTHELVMRLISCFDLRQSLKILSSDSEFYSFSRQVKRLAEYDNVQVDSIETEPFASFEQRFIQAAAAEQYDMIFVSQVFFNSGYAIADLGKFVQQLAAQTQAMIVIDGYHGFMALPTDLSSIAERIFYVAGSYKYAQGGEGCCFMAVPLSSEHRPMYTGWFAEFGTLTAERSAAALYSEDGFRFAGSTMDFSGLYRLNAVLRFFKQQGISVGRSHKYVQELQQVFLAKLDALAHEKLNRTNLLQHDLNHHGHFFTFILNSTAEAAELASQLKRAGIETDYRGERLRFGFGLYHNSADYDLSCLNQND; from the coding sequence ATGTATAAACAATTCTATCAACGTTTTTTAAGCGCAAACCAAGGCAAGCAGCACTTTGCCTGTCATTCACATCATTATTGGCCAGATATAACCCGTGATGCCATGTTAGAGTATTGGGATGACAGCGCCCGCTTGGTTGATGATAAATGGCGCTATATTTTTAGCGAGAAACTACCCGAAACCCAACAGTTAATTGCTGACATTCTGCAACTGCCCCAACCTGAGCAATTGGTATTTGCGCCTAATACTCATGAATTAGTGATGCGTTTAATCAGTTGTTTTGATCTACGTCAGTCGCTTAAAATTTTAAGTTCTGATAGTGAGTTTTATAGCTTTAGCCGTCAAGTTAAGCGTTTAGCTGAATACGACAATGTGCAAGTAGACAGCATTGAAACAGAGCCTTTTGCTAGTTTTGAGCAAAGGTTTATCCAAGCCGCAGCGGCAGAGCAGTACGATATGATTTTTGTTAGTCAGGTGTTTTTTAATTCTGGCTATGCTATTGCGGATCTAGGCAAATTTGTCCAGCAATTAGCAGCGCAAACTCAGGCTATGATTGTTATTGATGGCTATCATGGCTTTATGGCGTTACCAACAGATTTGTCTAGTATTGCCGAGCGGATATTTTATGTTGCCGGCAGCTATAAGTATGCTCAAGGCGGCGAAGGATGCTGCTTTATGGCGGTACCGTTAAGCAGCGAGCATAGACCTATGTATACCGGTTGGTTTGCAGAGTTTGGAACTTTAACTGCTGAAAGGTCAGCAGCAGCTTTGTACAGTGAAGATGGTTTTCGCTTTGCGGGTTCAACTATGGATTTTAGCGGCCTATATCGTTTAAATGCCGTGTTACGTTTTTTTAAACAACAAGGTATTAGTGTGGGCCGTAGCCATAAATATGTTCAAGAGCTGCAGCAAGTATTTTTAGCTAAGCTCGATGCTCTAGCTCATGAAAAACTCAATAGAACCAACTTATTACAGCATGATTTAAACCATCATGGTCATTTTTTTACCTTTATTTTAAACAGTACCGCTGAAGCAGCAGAGCTAGCCAGCCAGTTAAAGCGAGCGGGTATTGAAACAGATTATCGCGGCGAACGGTTACGGTTTGGCTTTGGACTTTACCATAATAGTGCTGATTACGATTTAAGTTGCTTAAATCAAAATGATTAA